GAAACTAACACTGCAAATGTTATCGCGGTATGCAACGTGGGCTAATGCGTATTGTACACAGGTAATAAACATTATATATGCCAGTTGTAGGCCATTTGACGCTCGTATCGAGTGCTGATAATACTGTATGCACTGATAAGTATTATGAAACGTACCTGATTTTATCATTAAGCTAATGGCCACTTAAAGCCCCAAGCTCACCATTTAATCTCAAGGCCTATTTATGAGTAATCAAATGCTAATTTATTCGAAGTAACAAAGACATGTTTGTActtgacataaataaaaatatactgttgATTACGTCACTTTACGTTATTTCTATAAAGTAACAATAGAGATCTATGGCTTGGTAGAACTGCATATTACAATGTTATACTTGACCGATAAACATTTCTTGTGAATGTTTTATTGACATGTACTTTTATGAATTTTTTCAGAGAATACCATCACAAAAGTTTGAACcaacaaatgtaaataaaaacctaaTTGACAACAGTATTAACATCTATGTGGACGTACAAACTTTGCTGAGAAAGTTGCCTCAATTGTTAGAGCTTGTTCAGACGAAAATACCTATTGACAACAAAGATCTGCTGGGACAAAGCTTGAGGTCTTCAGAGACGGTATTAGAAGGTACAAAGGAGAAGGTAAAGGAATGTATAGTCAATGAACTATACGACAATTTCAACGTCCACTTGAAGCAAGTTAGCGACATACCGCGGTTGTACAGGAAGACCAATCGAAGCGTGCCCACCAAGCCCTGCACGTACATAGATGTAGTGTCCAACGCCTTAAATGAATTCAACCAAGAAGCTTCTAAGAAATTGGATAATGTGTTCACTATGGAACTATTTGAATCGCTATTCAATGTTATGACTGTTTCGTAAGTATTTCATTTGCAAATTTTTACGaatgcaaaattttacgtaaaacCAAATCTCGTCACGCGATTCGCGTAATGAACCAAAATACGGAAACCTAAGTTATCCATGTaggataattttgtatttaaatactGAAAGTATACCTAATGTTAATAAAACTTTGCGCCTTATCTGCTGCATACGATAAGGGACCTACTATAATTAGCAACATATATTCCAGATACTACAAATATGTAGAGGATGTTCTGACCTCGGTGCAAAAGACCGAAGAGTCATTGAGAAGACTGAAGCAAATACGAGAGATGAGTTCCCCTCAGAGCAGCGACAGCGCGGGCATGACGGACGGCGACAAGATCCGCCTGCAGCTCAACGTGGACGTGGTCTCGTACGGCGCCCTCGCGCGCTCGCTCCGCCTCAATGTAAATAGTGTTCACAAGTTCTCACAACTATCCACTATGGTAACTGAAgctgtaaaaaatatagatattaaaTGATATGCCCAGTTGTAtactaaagtttttttgtttaacctATAGCATCTAATGTATTGTAATATAACtattatatagaaataaaagatatttattttttaacataaacaTGTATTTGATCAGctgaataaaaattgtatgatttgaaaaaatagaaACCATTCACTtatcacttaaaataattaacaagaTAAAATCTTACTAATACTATTTGTgtggaacaaaatatttcataattgtGTTCGGTTTTGCTTTGTTCGTGGTTCTTGGACTACTCCTCTGCACCTCCGAGGTAGAGGGGTTCTTCCACATGGCCTTCAGTTCCTTCTGCATGTTGTTGGGGAGTGCGCTGAACACTTCCTTGTCGACGTAACTGGGGCAGTCGTCGCAGCTGCGCTCCTCGCAGTCCCGCATCGAGTCCGACGTGTCCGACAAGTTGTCCTTCGCGGGACTGGCGCGCGGCGTCAGCGATCGGTCGCGGGAATTCAGTCTTAGCTCCGATACCTTCTCAAGCTCTTTAGAGTTCAGTCTGAGTTCACCAACTTTTAGTTTACTTGGAGATGCAACTTCTTCTTTGGACAAACATCGTCTTTTAGCTATCCAATTAACTTTTTTGGGTTTTTTTGGTGACGGCTCGACTTCGGCGTCGGAGAGATCAGTCGTAGTGCTACTGCTCGGCGACACAGCAGAGTAGTCCATGGATGAAGCAGAGGTATCACATTCGTTTTGTAAATTAAGCACAGATTGGACGGATATATCATTCATTAAGTAGTTCACTATGGAACCTCTCCCTGTCATGCGCTCCTGGAACTTAGTGAATGCCAATCCCACTAAAGTTAAATGGAATGGTTTCGACAAATCTATTAGTTTGTTGAATAATCTCATAATTATGTTCATCAGTTTCTGCTGGCCTGCGTCTGTCACTGTGAGGGCTCCGTTGCTGAGTGCGAAGATGGATGGAGAGATTTGACTTTGTCTTGACTCTCTGTGACTGCTCAGTCTCTTGGCATCTTTCTTTCTAAGAGTTACTCTTAAAGAAACTGGAATGCGTCCATCTTCCCTCACCAGGACCAGCAGCCTTTGCAGCAGAGCAGTGAACTTGTCTTCCACTTCACTCCTCACACTGACTATCTTGAAGCTATCCTCTAGGCCTATACTCTGTGGCTTACCAGTCTGCTTCACCGGAGTATTATCTTCACCTACACTTAATCCTTTCAATCTTACAGCCATGTCACTGCTGAAGTGCTTTTTCAACACATCTAGGGATGCTTCTTGTAAGTCACTCACAGTTACAATATTCTGAGATATTAATGCTTCTGTAGTTTTTGAACCAATGCTTGGAATGGAACGGACACTGTCTAGCGTGGACATGAAGCTGGTCCCATGTTCTGGGAATATAGTAGTTTGGTCATTAGGCTTATTTTGGGGACAAATTAGTTTAGCTAACAACTTGTTGTGTGCAATACCAGCACAAGTTGTGAAACTTAAgtcttcaaatattttctttctcatCTCACTGGCAATTTGTGATGTTACCCTCAGCCTAGTGTGACAGCCGCATGGACAGTCAATACTAGGTTCACTATAGGCATGTCCAGCAAGAGTGACATTACTAACATTTAAAGATTTCATCTTTTCTTGTACTAAGTTTGTGAcatcaatataattttcatccaTACCCAGTTTCTCCACTGGACATTTCCAACATTGTAAAACGGCAAAAATCTTATTGGAGGCTGTTCTGTAATTGTGCAAATCCTCACCATTGACAAGTTTTAAGTTGGGACAAACTTTTAGCGCGTCCGTAACTAGCatacatttttgaataccgTACTTCCTGGCTTCGTAGTTGCTAGTTACGACGATGTTCTTCTGTTGTATGCCGAGCGGAACCGACCGCAACTCCGGATTCCGCACCATCTCCACTTGAGCATAGAAACAATCTACATCGATGTGAATAATGCACCGCGAGTGTTCGCTATCGGCATCGTTGTAATGAGAACAGCCAGATTCCATATTCCTGCAAAATAAATCATAGTTTAGTCATAATTTACTTTGTTCTAACTTAGTTTTACCTGTTGCGATAGaatgttatgaaaaaataacaaataccgTACCTATC
The sequence above is a segment of the Helicoverpa armigera isolate CAAS_96S chromosome 20, ASM3070526v1, whole genome shotgun sequence genome. Coding sequences within it:
- the LOC110382171 gene encoding DNA polymerase iota gives rise to the protein MDDRNMESGCSHYNDADSEHSRCIIHIDVDCFYAQVEMVRNPELRSVPLGIQQKNIVVTSNYEARKYGIQKCMLVTDALKVCPNLKLVNGEDLHNYRTASNKIFAVLQCWKCPVEKLGMDENYIDVTNLVQEKMKSLNVSNVTLAGHAYSEPSIDCPCGCHTRLRVTSQIASEMRKKIFEDLSFTTCAGIAHNKLLAKLICPQNKPNDQTTIFPEHGTSFMSTLDSVRSIPSIGSKTTEALISQNIVTVSDLQEASLDVLKKHFSSDMAVRLKGLSVGEDNTPVKQTGKPQSIGLEDSFKIVSVRSEVEDKFTALLQRLLVLVREDGRIPVSLRVTLRKKDAKRLSSHRESRQSQISPSIFALSNGALTVTDAGQQKLMNIIMRLFNKLIDLSKPFHLTLVGLAFTKFQERMTGRGSIVNYLMNDISVQSVLNLQNECDTSASSMDYSAVSPSSSTTTDLSDAEVEPSPKKPKKVNWIAKRRCLSKEEVASPSKLKVGELRLNSKELEKVSELRLNSRDRSLTPRASPAKDNLSDTSDSMRDCEERSCDDCPSYVDKEVFSALPNNMQKELKAMWKNPSTSEVQRSSPRTTNKAKPNTIMKYFVPHK